One window from the genome of Paraclostridium sordellii encodes:
- a CDS encoding tetratricopeptide repeat-containing diguanylate cyclase, with protein sequence MIRIKNLNKKRKTILFFMSIIFTIYFFNLYNKSKFKKDEILYKENIVMEIEKTYNNQSFDKKNIGEITKLINKTDKDTQYYFILGYIDYINKDYKSASKNFEQAKNKILETNSSFIKIYTYILLNKSLIHENKYDDLIENCKMAFKQIGRDKKYKNDNKIIWDNISTLIKNKDTINSSINILNTYLQETRDLNDECKINLIRNLGFLYSLDYRYSESIYQYLHLIKILDSNKNIRNVNIHKSKVFTNIGDINYILEDYQMAIQYYDKAIGLEIENKTENAMTKSMAYINKISSYIEINKYDEAINLSKKIYSLLDYIDKDSRDDIEMLIYNNLALAYIYKHDFKKAQQLLNRSLELLKNDKIEFSLNKEVFINISYAEFYKEQKKYDKSLDIFNYTLQQSIQNGLGLEMHIYKSIIEIYKNKNDLDNYIKYNKALMDERDKLEIQFKKDYMKYATQLYERDELKSKEQQRKINMLILIFSIIILLLILISRMKVIKLLKKSNFIDGMTNLYNRKYLDYYIEKNKKNFDHKKVSIILIDIDYFKKYNDNYGHIKGDEIIKEVSNSLKNSIKDQGIVIRYGGEEMVLILPEVSIDNAKVIAEKIQESIRGKQIEHKYSEICDILTVSIGIYTNEFSQNEGIYKMIDNADKALYSAKNKGRNRYEVFYY encoded by the coding sequence ATGATTAGAATAAAAAACTTAAATAAAAAAAGAAAAACCATTCTATTTTTTATGAGTATTATTTTTACTATATATTTTTTTAATTTATACAATAAATCAAAATTTAAAAAGGATGAAATTTTATACAAAGAAAACATTGTGATGGAAATAGAAAAAACATACAATAATCAAAGTTTTGATAAAAAGAATATTGGAGAAATTACTAAACTTATTAACAAAACAGACAAGGATACACAGTATTATTTTATATTAGGATATATAGATTATATTAATAAAGACTATAAAAGTGCGTCTAAAAATTTTGAACAAGCTAAGAATAAAATTTTAGAAACAAATTCAAGTTTCATAAAGATATATACATATATTTTATTGAATAAATCACTTATACATGAAAATAAGTATGATGATTTAATTGAAAATTGTAAAATGGCTTTTAAACAAATAGGAAGGGATAAAAAATATAAAAATGATAACAAAATAATATGGGATAATATAAGCACATTAATCAAGAATAAAGATACAATAAATTCAAGTATTAATATTTTAAATACATATTTGCAAGAAACTAGAGATTTAAATGATGAATGTAAAATTAATTTAATTAGAAATCTAGGTTTTTTATATAGCCTAGATTATAGATATTCAGAATCAATATATCAATACTTACATTTAATAAAAATATTGGATTCAAATAAAAATATAAGGAATGTAAATATACATAAATCAAAAGTTTTTACAAATATAGGAGATATAAACTATATTTTAGAAGATTACCAAATGGCTATACAATATTATGATAAGGCAATTGGACTAGAAATAGAGAATAAAACTGAAAATGCTATGACTAAATCGATGGCATATATAAATAAGATAAGTTCATATATAGAAATTAATAAGTATGATGAAGCTATAAATCTTTCTAAAAAGATTTATAGCTTATTAGATTATATAGATAAAGACTCAAGGGATGATATTGAAATGCTTATCTATAATAATTTAGCTTTAGCATATATCTATAAACATGATTTTAAAAAGGCACAACAACTTTTAAATAGAAGTTTAGAGTTATTAAAAAATGATAAAATCGAATTTTCTTTAAATAAAGAAGTATTTATAAATATTTCTTATGCAGAATTTTATAAAGAACAAAAGAAATATGATAAATCACTAGATATATTTAATTATACCTTACAACAATCAATCCAAAATGGACTAGGTTTAGAAATGCATATATATAAATCTATTATAGAAATATATAAAAATAAAAATGATTTAGATAATTATATTAAATATAATAAAGCTCTAATGGATGAAAGAGATAAACTTGAAATTCAATTTAAAAAAGATTATATGAAATATGCAACTCAATTATATGAAAGAGATGAACTAAAAAGTAAAGAACAACAGCGTAAAATTAATATGTTAATTTTAATATTTAGTATCATTATATTGCTACTAATTTTAATCTCGAGAATGAAGGTTATAAAGCTTCTTAAAAAGTCAAATTTTATTGATGGAATGACTAACTTATACAATAGAAAATATTTAGATTATTATATAGAAAAAAACAAGAAAAATTTTGATCATAAAAAAGTATCTATAATATTAATTGATATTGACTATTTTAAAAAATATAATGACAATTATGGGCATATTAAAGGTGATGAAATAATAAAAGAAGTTTCAAACTCTTTAAAAAACAGTATTAAAGATCAAGGTATAGTTATAAGATATGGTGGAGAAGAGATGGTTTTAATTTTACCAGAAGTATCGATTGATAATGCAAAAGTTATAGCTGAAAAGATACAAGAAAGTATAAGGGGAAAGCAAATAGAACATAAATACTCAGAGATTTGCGATATATTAACAGTTAGTATTGGTATATATACAAATGAATTTTCTCAAAATGAAGGAATATATAAAATGATAGATAATGCAGATAAGGCACTTTATAGTGCTAAAAACAAGGGTAGAAATAGATATGAGGTATTTTATTATTGA